A single region of the Montipora capricornis isolate CH-2021 chromosome 13, ASM3666992v2, whole genome shotgun sequence genome encodes:
- the LOC138029165 gene encoding NLR family CARD domain-containing protein 3-like produces MSKKQGQRSLKDVLWDSVLQIYQGKKKKRENSDPGQAEASCADVASAAAGTSTHSDQEQDAYGSVAEIVDVIRQLYKSREGWLAPFPWCEEFRFRLDNIFTRLKMVSRKKERGVKTDSIVNMLEIFRPHEECSQPRKVLIEGQPGIGKTTYCNKVAYDWAKNCKAEDSFPDVQVLLLLRCREINSYLWDAIDDQLLPKDLKKEEGEKFFTFIQDNQSKVLLVLDGLDELPSHYLPVYKEIIQGRILSKCYLVVTARHESGIKVRKCCDTLLEVEGFSENNAEDFIQRYFKTEEHLAQKLLEKLATDASLSGLTANPLNTALLCLLCEDFQGDLPRGRTLLYHEIVQCVLRRYRRKKELPETDEDLTQLYHAELKNLGCIALNGFLNDDMYFDDSAFRNGTGNLIPELGFLSAQPGRSKRRPSWCYGFLHKSFQEFFAAFYLSCQLVDEEVSPDGLVADTRYFKEFQQVLMFTCGILAQRCEAKAMVLMASITSKINQSSEEESDDYLLTAFNCIKESEKEQGNFGRELARSLGSLLEIQRISCRPQIGDSCAAVLAHAIVANSTVTKLNLSCHEIGDSGVAALAKALEINSTLTELNLHGNKIGHSGAAALAKAVEINSTLTGLYLSRNGIGDSGAALLAKAMEINLTLTILHLGRNKIGYSGAAALAKAVEINSTLTGLYLSFNNIGDSGAAALAKAVEINSTLTQLSLSANGIGDSGAAALAKAMEINSTLTKLNLHLNKIGDSGTAALAKAKELTGSFGLIERSILY; encoded by the coding sequence aTGCTTATGGGTCAGTGGCTGAAATTGTCGACGTTATTCGACAACTGTACAAAAGCCGTGAAGGATGGCTTGCGCCATTCCCTTGGTGCGAAGAGTTTCGATTTCGTCTTGACAACATTTTCACCAGGCTGAAAATGGTCAGCAGGAAGAAAGAACGAGGGGTTAAGACTGACTCCATTGTCAACATGTTGGAAATCTTCAGACCACATGAAGAATGTTCACAGCCTAGAAAGGTTCTGATTGAAGGACAGCCAGGCATTGGAAAGACAACTTATTGTAACAAGGTTGCTTACGACTGGGCCAAGAACTGTAAAGCTGAAGATTCGTTTCCTGATGTCCAGGTGTTGCTGTTGTTGAGATGTAGAGAAATTAACTCTTATTTATGGGATGCTATCGATGACCAGCTTTTACCGAAAGACCTGAAGAAAGAAGAAGGAGAGAAGTTCTTCACCTTCATTCAGGACAATCAGTCAAAGGTTTTGCTGGTACTTGACGGATTGGATGAGTTGCCAAGCCATTATTTACCTGTCTACAAAGAAATCATTCAAGGAAGAATCCTTTCAAAATGTTACTTGGTTGTTACAGCTCGCCATGAGTCTGGGATAAAAGTACGGAAATGCTGTGACACCCTGCTAGAGGTCGAGGGATTTAGCGAAAACAATGCTGAAGATTTTATCCAAAGATATTTCAAAACCGAGGAGCATTTGGCGCAAAAGCTCTTGGAGAAGCTGGCCACAGACGCAAGCCTTAGCGGACTAACTGCAAATCCATTAAATACAGCCCTTCTTTGTCTCCTTTGCGAAGACTTCCAAGGAGATTTGCCGAGAGGTAGAACTCTGCTTTACCACGAAATAGTGCAGTGTGTGCTGAGAAGGTATAGGAGAAAGAAAGAATTACCAGAAACGGACGAAGACCTAACACAATTATACCACGCTGAATTGAAGAATCTTGGTTGTATAGCGTTGAATGGCTTCCTCAACGATGACATGTATTTCGACGACAGTGCATTCCGAAATGGTACTGGCAACTTAATACCTGAACTGGGATTTCTGTCGGCTCAGCCTGGACGCAGCAAACGAAGACCGAGCTGGTGCTATGGGTTTCTACACAAGAGCTTTCAGGAGTTCTTTGCTGCATTTTATCTCAGTTGCCAGCTTGTCGATGAGGAAGTTAGTCCTGATGGCTTAGTTGCTGACACAAGATATTTTAAGGAGTTTCAACAAGTGCTCATGTTTACCTGTGGTATCTTAGCTCAACGGTGCGAGGCAAAAGCCATGGTACTTATGGCAAGTATAACAAgtaaaattaaccaatcaagtGAGGAGGAAAGTGATGACTACCTATTGACTGCATTTAATTGTATtaaggaaagtgaaaaagaacaGGGTAACTTTGGAAGAGAATTGGCGCGTTCTCTTGGTTCGCTTCTTGAAATTCAGCGTATTTCGTGTCGACCGCAGATAGGTGACAGTTGCGCTGCTGTACTGGCCCACGCAATAGTAGCAAACTCAACGGTGACAAAGTTGAATTTGTCTTGCCatgaaatcggtgactcaggtgttgctgcactggctaaagcactggaaatcaattcaacgctgacagagttgaATTTGCATGGCAATAAGATCGGtcactcaggtgctgctgcactggctaaagcagtggaaatcaattcaacgctgacagggTTGTATTTGTCTCGcaatggaatcggtgactcgggtgctgctcTACTGGCCAAGGCAATGGAAATCAATTTAACGCTGACAATCTTGCATTTGGGTCGCAATAAAATCGGttactcaggtgctgctgcactggctaaagcagtggaaatcaattcaacgctgacagggttgtatttgtctttcaataatatcggtgactcaggtgctgctgcactggctaaagcagtggaaatcaattcaacactgacacaGTTGAGTTTGTCTGCcaatggaatcggtgactcaggtgctgctgcactggctaaagcaatggaaatcaattcaacgctgacaaagttGAATTTGCATCTCAATAAAATCGGCGACTCAGGTAccgctgcactggctaaagca